In the genome of Streptomyces aquilus, the window GGACGTCGCCGCGCGCGAGGGCCGCGCGCAGGGTCGGATGGTCGCGGAGGGTTTCGTACTGCCAGGGGTGGGCGGGCAGCAGCCGGTAGCCGTCCGGGACGTCGGCGCGCGGGCGGTCCAGGGGAGCGACGGCCGACGGCTCGGCGGCCTCCTCGGCGATCAGATGGTCGCGTACGGCGAGATGCCGCAGCGGGAAGACGGCCCCGGCCTCCGGCGCGTACGCGGACCAGGCGCGCGGGTCGCCGGTGCGGGCCTTGGGGGTGGGATGGAAGCGGTGGCCGAACAGCAGGGACTGTTCGGAGGCGAGGTAGGCGTCGGTCGCCGAGGCGCTGGGCGTGGTGAGCGCGGTCGTCACGGACGCGTGGCTGGAGGCGACCTGCTCCAGGAACTCCTCGTTGCGCACGCCGGTGCGCAGCGACAACTCGTCGTGCGTGTACTCGGCGAGGCGTCGCCAGTCGACCTCGGCCCAGTCGGTGCCGCGCTGCTCGTGGACGGGCCCGGTGAAGCGGTGCGCGCCGAGGAGCGAGGTACGGCGCAGGGCGACGCGCAGCAGGACCCCGCGGCGCGGCAGCCGGAGCAGGAGCGTGCCGTCGGCGACGACGCTCTGGCGTTCGGGCCCGGACACCTCGCGCAGCAGACAGTTGAGGAGGGTGTGGGCCACCACTTCGTCGGCCGTGGGCAGGGTGGCGCGCTCAGGAGTGGGGGCGAGCGGGGGCATCAGCGGCTCCAGCGGGGGGTGATGGAGGGGAGGAGGGTCGCCAGGGCGGTGACGGCGGCAGCGGCGGCCCCGGTCAGCACGGGTGCGGCCGGGCCGAAGTGGGCGCTGCCCGCGGCGGCGGCGAGGCCCGCGACGACCGCGCCGGCCTTGGAGAAGAACTCCAGGGAGCCGAACATGCCGCCGGGCGCCCGCCCTTTGGCGCACTCCGCGGCCAGGACCTGAAGACACACCAGGCCGAGGGTGAGACCGGCGCCGAGCAGCAGCCGTACGGCGATCAGCGCGGGCAGGTGCGCGGCGACGCCGTGTCCGGCGAGACCGAGGGCGATGAGGACGAACCCGAGCACGATCCCGGCCCGGGGACGGTCCCGGAAGGCGGAGTGCACGGCCAGCGCGGCCACCAGATAGCACAGGTGGGGGAGGGCGAAGAGCACTCCGGACAGGGTCGGCGAGGTGCCCGGCAGCCGCTCGTCGACCAGGGCGATGAGGTACGGGAAGGAGATGACGGTGGAGAACACGAACGCGAACTCCAGTGTGTACAGCGCCCGGAGCGAGATCACGGGAGCCGTCCGCGGAGGGGCGACGGCATCGGTCTTCCGCTGCTCGCCGGGCCCCGGTTCCGGCAGCGCCGCGAGCAGCAGCGCGGCCGTCAGCGGCAGTACGGCGAGCAGGGCGTACTGGCGGTGCGGGGACAGCCAGCCGGACAGTGTGCCGACCACGATCGGCGCCACCACCAGCGCCGCCCGGGCGCTGCCCTGCATCAGGGTGAGCGCCTTGGACAGCGCCGGGCCTTCCAGGGCCGCGCCCAGATATCCGTTGGAGGCGGCGAACGTGCCGCCCAGGACACCCTGGAGGACGAGCGCCAGCGTGAAGGTCGCCAGCGAGTCGGCCCAGCCCGCCAGCAGGAACGCGACGGTGAGCCCCAACTGGGCTCGCAGCAGCAGGCGTTTGCGGCCGTAGCGGTCGGCGAGCCGCCCCCACAGGGGGGCCGCGAGCGCGCCGAACACGGTCGGCACGACATACAGGACCCCCGCCCAGCGGGCCTGGTGGTCGCCCAACTCCGGGAGGATCGCGGTGAGATACGGCGGCAGGCCGAGGGCCGCGAAGGAGGCAACGAAGTAGCAGCCCGCCACGGCGTGCACCTGGCCGCGCCCGAAGCCGCCGTGCGGCAGCCGGACGGCCTGGGCGGCGCTCATGCCGGACCCCCGTTCGTGAGCAGGTAGTTGGGGCCGGTGGTGTAGTGCTTGTTGACGTCGGTGGCGCCCGAACGCTCCTTGGACAGCAGCGTCCCGGCCGTGACCATCGCCTTCACCGGCAGCCGGGGCGCCCGCAGCACCCGGGTCCGCAGCACCTCCCCGGCGTCGCCGCCGAGCCGGTCCACCGCCTCCGCCAGCCGGTCCCGTACGAGGTCCAGCACGGCCCGGCGCAGCCACGGCAGCCCGAACGCGTAGGCGCCCGCGCACAGATGGACGGTGATGGTGGTGAACACGTCGGCAACCGGCCCGTCGCCGTCGACATAGGTCCGCGCGTCGTCGAAACCCCACGGCCCTGGCAGGACCGCACCCAGCCGTGCGGGGTTGATCCGAGGCCCGTCGTCGTCCTTGAACAGCAGCCGCAGACTTCCGGGCCGCAGCACCAGCGAGACGTTCTGCTGATGCGACTCCAGCGCGACGCCGTAGCCGAACAGCGTGGTCTGCCAGTCGAAGAGCAGCGTCAGCAGGGCGTCCAGCAGGGCGAGCGGGTCGCCGCCGTAGAAGCGGTCGGCCAGGTGGTCGAGGACCAGCCGCCCGTCGGGCGCTTCGGCGAGCAGTGCGGCCAGCGGGACGACCTCGGCGTCGTCCAGCCCGGCCGGGAAACGGCGGCAGAGCACCGCCAGCAACTCGTGCCCGGCATGGGCGTACGTGGTCTCGTCGGCGTGCAGGATCGTGTCCCGGAACCGGGGTTCACGCGCGAGCACGGCCTCGACGAGCCGCTGTCCCGCCGCGCCGTCGACGAGGGTGCCGGGCTTGATGGACCGCTTGTTGCGCAGGCCCAACGTGGAGGTGGCGAGGGGGAGTTTCAGGTGGTGCGTGTCGTCCACGGCCACCGTGCGCATCGACAGGGTCGGTACGACGTCGAGGTGGGCGCGGTCGGCGAACAGGGCACCCTCGGGAAGGCCGGCCTCGCGCAGGGAGGCCACGGTCAACGGGTGGACCGGCAGGGGCAGATGACTGCCCTCGGCCGCCGCCAGCCCGAGGTCGGTGCAACTGGGCCAGAACTTCGGGAGCGTTCCGGCGAGGGTGACGGACTCGCGGGGCACGGCCAGCCAGCGCAGGGCGAACCGTGGGTGGAACTCGGGTGCGTAGGAGCGCAGTTGATCCTCGGTGAGTCCTGCGCGGCCGCGAGCCGTGGGATACACGGGATGGTCGAGGCGGGCCGCGAGGGCGTCGTACGCGAGTGGTGGCCACCGGGTGGAGTCCGCGTCGAAGTCGACGGGCGAGGTCGCGTGCAGCCGCATGGTGGCCAGCGTCTGCCGGCACTCCTCGGCGAAGGCGTCGTAGCCGGCACGGTCGACGGGGTCGGCGAGGGCGCGCAGCGCGCTGAGGACGGTGTCGTACGAGCTGAGTTCCCCGCCGTCCGACTCGCGGACCAGCAGGGGCAGTCGGGCCGCGTACTCGCACTGGAAGCCGTCCTCGACGACGGGCAGCAGGAGCGCGTCGCCCTCGGCGGGCAGCCGCAGCCAGGGGCCGTCCGGGCGTTCGACGAGGGTGCTGCGGGTGCGCAGGCCCACGACGTCCTCGCGGAGCAGGGCGCTGAGGACACGGGTCAGCAGCTGTGCCTCACACGTCGCCGTCACGGCTGGATCTCCCAGCGCAGGCCCGCCAGGAAGTCGGCCGTCACCCGGTCCACCGTCGGCTGGTCGGTGCCGGTGGCCCGCAGGACGCCGAGGTAGTCGCGGTTGGTGCGGTACAGCTCGTGCCGCTCGCCGGTCGCCCGCAGCGGACGGTACATCAGGTGTGTGCCGTCCACGGTGAGTTCCGTGGCGGCCGGGGCCGTGGTGAGGAGGCCGGCGCGGTCGGCGCACGGGTACTCCAGGCGGGCGGCACCGTCACGGCGGGCGCCGAGGTCCGCCGGGAGCGGCTCGCCCAGGTGGGCGCGGAGGATGTGCTCGAAGAGCGGGATCTCCAGGAGCCGGGCCAGCAGCAGGTCGCACTGGTCGCCGATGGCCCGGTAGTTGACCTCGATGATCCGCGCCCGGCCCTCGTGCACCACGAACTCCGTGTGGCAGGCGCCGAACCCGACGCCCAGCGCGTCCAGTTGGGCGAGGACCTGGGCGACCACCGGCTCGGGGTGGGCCGGGACGAAGGTGAGGCGTTCCTCGATGAAGTAGGGCGGGGGCGACAGCTCGGTGTGGAAGCCGCCGAGGACGTGCCGGACCTGCCTGTCGCCGAGGGTCTCCAGGGTGTAGAGCTCGCCGGGGAGGTACTCCTCCACGACGAGGACCGCGTCCGGGCGGCGCTCGAAGATCTCCTTGGAACGGGTGGCCAGCTCCTCGGGACCGTCGACGAGGACGACGTCCTCGCTGGCGACGCCCTCGCGCGGCTTGACGACACAGGGGTAGGGGGCGTCGGGAAGGGCGGTCGGCGCGGTGATCTCCGTCGACCAGACCGTGTCCACGCCAACGGCGGCGAGCCGGCGGCGCATCTCCGCCTTGTCCTTGCAGCGCAGCGTGGCCCGCCAGTCCTTGCCGGGCAGGTCGAAGTAGGCGGCGGCCAGGGCGGCCTGGGTCTGGAGGTGGTCGCTGTTGGTGAAGACGGCGTCGGGGCGGTGGTGGGTGGAGATGCGGGCGACGACGGCCCGGAAGTCTCGGACGTCGCACTCCAGGACCTCGACGTCCGGATACGTGGCGCGGTGGGCGGCGGGCTGGTCGGTGAGGACGGTGACGTCCAGGCCCAGCCGGTGCGCGGCGGGCAGGAAGCCCTCGGTGACGGAGTCGGTCGGATTGAGGGCGAGCAGGTACAGGCGCATGAGGGAGAAGGAACTTCCGCTAGCGGGTGGGGGGTTGACGGGGGCGGGCCCGGCCGGGGGCCATGGCCCGCCCCGGTTCAGCGGGAGTTACTTGGCGGGGAGCTCGACGCCGGTGGCCTTGGCGACGTCCGCGAGCATCTGCTCCGCGGCCTGCACACCGATGCCGGACATCCAGGTCTCGTCCGGCACCTCGAAGACCTTGCCGTCCTTGACGGCCGGAAGGTCCTTCCACACCGGGTTGGAGGTGACCTGCTTCTTCTGGGTCTTGTCGTCGACGTCCGCGGAGGTGACGAAGATCAGGTCGGCGTCGGCCTGGTCGATCTCCTCCGGGCTCACGTCCTTCATCGTGACCTCGGGGTCGTCGGAGACCTGCGAGGACGGCCGCTTGAAACCGATGTCGTTCAGGACGACGCCGCTGTAGGAGTTGGACTGGTACAGCCGGGTCGGACCGGCGATGAAGCGGACCACGGACGCGGTCGGCATGGTGCCGCCGTCCTTCTTCTTGATGGCCGCACCGAGCGCCTTGGCCCGCGTCTCGTACTCCTTGAGCTTGGCCGCGGCCTCCTTCTCCAGGCCCAGCGCCTCGGCGTGGACCTTGAGGTTCTCCTTCCAGACACCGCCGGTGGTCTCGGTGAAGACGGTCGGGGCGATCGCGCTGAGCTTGTCGTAGACCTTCTCGTGGCGGACCTTCGAGGACAGGATCAGGTCCGGCTTGAGGGAGGCGATCTTCTCCAGGTTGGGCTCCAGGAGCGGACCGACGTCGGCGGTGTCCTTCAACTCGCCCTTGAGATACGTCGGGAAGCCGCCCTCGGTCTTGAAGTGCGGGGCGACCGCGCCGACCGGGTCGATGCCGAGCAGCGTGACGTCGTCCAGCTCACCGGTGTCGAGGACGACGACCCGCTTGGGCTGGGACGGGATCTTCACGTCGCCCATGACGGTCTTGAGGGTGCGCGGGAAACCGGCCGCGTCGGCGGCGGGCTTGGCGGCGGAGTCGTCGGAGTCGGAGTCGGAGCCGCCGCAGGCGGCCAGGGCTGCCGTACCGAGTATCACGGCGAGCAGGGTGGCCAGAATCCTTCTGATTCCGGGCAGGGGGAAGCGCTGGAACATGGGGGGTTGTTCTTTCTGGGTAGGTGAGCGGGTCAGGCGGTCGCGGCGGAGCGCCGGGCCGCGCTGCTTCTCGGGACGACCAGCGGGGTGCCGGTCTCCGGGTCGGGGACGACCCGGCAGTCCACGTCGAACACGGACTTGACCAGCTCCGCGTCGAGGACGTCCGCCGGGGCACCGGCGGCGGCGAGCCGGCCGTCCTTGAGGACCACCATGTGGTCCGCGTAACGGGCGGCCTGTCCGAGGTCGTGCAGCACCATCACCACGGTACGGCCCGCCTCGGCGTGCAGTTCGGCGACCAGGTCGAGCACGTCGAGCTGGTGCCTGAGGTCGAGGAAGGTGGTGGGTTCGTCGAGCAGGAGCAGCTCGGTGTCCTGTGCCAACGCCAGGGCGATCCAGGCGCGTTGCCGCTGACCGCCGGAGAGCCGGTCCACGGCCTGGTCGCGCAGGGACGTGGTGCCGGTGCGCTCCAGAGCCTCGTCGACCGCCTTCTGGTCGGCCGCCGACCAGGGGCTGAGCAGCCGCTGGTGCGGGTAGCGGCCCAGCCGTACGAGGGCCTCGACGGTGATCGCCTCGGGCGTGACCGGCTGTTGCGGCAGCAGACCCATGCGCAGGGCCAGGGCCTTCGCGGGCATGCGGTGGATGTCGGAGCCGTCGAGGGTGACGGTGCCGGCCGACGGGGCCAGCAGGCGGCTCAGGCCGCGCAGCAGCGTCGACTTGCCGCAGGCGTTGGGGCCGACGATCGCGGTGACGGCGCCGCCGGGAAGGGTGAGGTCGAGGCCGCCGACGACGAGCCGGTCGCCGTAGCGGAGGTCGAGGCCCTCGGTGGCGAGCTGGTTGGGCGTGTTCACGGGCGTCTTCGCGGTCATGCGTGGCTCCTCTGGACGGGCGAGCTCTGCCGGAACATCAGCACCAGCAGCCAGGGCGCGCCGAGCGTGGCCGTCACCGCGCCGACGGGCAGCCCCTCGATCGGCAGCAGGTGCTGCACCACCAGGTCGGAGGCGAGCAGCAGCACCGCCCCCGTGAGTCCGGCGAGGGCGAGGGACACGGCGGTCGGCGGCCCGGTGAGGAACCGCACGATGTGCGGCACGGCGAGCGCGACGAAGGTCACGGGGCCGGCGAGCGAGGCGGCCAGGGAGGCCAACACGACGGCCAGGACCAGGAGTTGGAGGCGTGCCGTGGCCGTGTTGAGACCGAGGGCGCCCGCCGAGTCGTCCCCGAGATCGAGCACGGCCAGCCTGCGGTGCAGGACGAACGCGGCGGCGAGTGCGACCAGCAGGGCGCCGCCCGCACCCCACACCTCCGTCCACGTCCGCCCGTACACCGAACCCGTGGTCCATTGCAGCGCCGACCCGGCGAGCTCGGCCGGGAAGCGCACGATCATCAGGTTCACGGCGGCGGCGAGGCCCGCCTGGACCGCGAGGCCGGTGAGTACAAGGCGGGTGACGGAGAGCCCGGAACCCCAGGCGAACACGCCGAGCAGCAGGGCCGACAGGAGCCCACCGGCCAACGCGCCCAAGGGGATCAGGGTCTGCGAGGCGCCGGCCGCGAGGAGGGCGACCGCGCCCAGCGAGGCCCCGCCGGTCACCCCCATGACGTCCGGGGACGCCAGCGGATTGCGGAACAGCCGTTGCAGGACACAGCCCGCGACCCCGAGCCCGGCACCGCCGGCGATCGCCGCCACCGAGCGGGGCGCCCGGAACTGCTGCACCACCAGTACGTCACCGCCGTCGCCGAGCCCGACGAGGGCGCGCAGGGCCGTGCCGGCCGGGATGCGCATCTCGCCGGTCGTCAGGGAGACGGTGAGCAGCGCGAAGAGTGTCAGAAGCCCCAGGAAGGCGAAGACCAGGACCCGGGTACGAACACCGCTCGTCATCGGGCCACCTTCCGGGCCAGCAGCGCCAGGAGGGGCGCGCCCAGGAACGCGGTCACGATGCCGACCTCCAGCTCCGAGGGGCGCAGCACCATCCGGCCGAGCACATCGGCCGACAGCAGGAGCAGCGGGCCCGCGATCAGACAGCCGGGCAGCAGCAGCCGGTGGTCGGCGCCGAGCAGCGGTCGTACGAGATGGGGGGCGGCCAGGCCGATGAAGGCGACCGGTCCCGCCACCGCGACCGCCGACCCGGCGAGCAGGACGACCGCGATGCCGCCCGCGAGCCGGATGCGGGCCACCGGGACACCGAGGGACTGGGCCGAATCGTCGCCCAGGGCAAGGGCGTTGAGGGCGGGGGAGACGGCCAGCGCGACGACGATCCCGAGCAGCAGCGTCGGCAGGACCGGCCACAGCGTGTCGAGCGGGCGCCCGGCCAGGGAACCGGCGAGCCAGAAGCGGGCCTCGTCGAGCGTGCGCTGGTTCAGCAGCATCACCGCCGACGTCCAGGACAGCAGCACGAGTTGGAGCACGGTGCCGCCGAGCGCGAGCCGTACCGGATCGATGTCCCCGGCGCGGCGGGCCAGCGCCTGGGCGAACAGCGCCGCCGCGGCGGCACCGGCGAACGCGAACCACACATATTCGACCGGGTCGTTGAGCTTCAGCGCGAAGATCGCGACGACGACCGCGAAGGACGCGCCCGCGTTGATGCCGAGGGTGGTCGGCGAGGCGAGCGGGTTGCGGGTGATTGCCTGCGCAACGGCACCGGCGACGCCCAACGCGGCGCCGACCACGAGGCCGATGACGGTCCGCGGCAGCCGCAGCCCGGTCACGACGAGCGCGTCCCGCCCGTGGGCATCGCCGAAGAGGGCTTCGACCACCGTGGGGAGCGGTACGGAGCGGGTGCCGAGCGCGAGGCTCAGTGCGGTGCACAGGGTCAGGGCGGCGAGGCCGGTCAGGAGGAGCGGTATGTGCCTGAAGGCACGGAAGGGCACACCTGTGGGGGGTGCGCCCCGTTGGGTCGCAGTCACGAGCGGTGAGCTTAGGTGAGGCTTGCTTTAGTTTTCAACCGGCTGTGAGAATGCTTTGACGCCGCTTGACATGGAGGTCCCTTGATCGAGCTAAGGTAAGGCTTGCCTATTGAACCTCTCCGTGGGAGCACGTCGATGCCCGTGGCCCTGAAGACCTCACCGGACGGTGCCGTCGCCCAAGCGCTCGGTGACGGCTATCGGCGGCTGGCGGCTCTCTGCGAGGCGCTGGACGTGCGCGTCGCGCCCGCGGGGCGAGGGGGCGTGACGGCGGCCGAGTTGGCGACCGATCGTGCCGCGCTGGAGGCCTTCGTCGAGGCGGAGGCGGCACGCGTTCACGATCGCTACGGTGTGCGCCCCCGCCCGGACGTCGCCGCGTCCCGTGCCCTGCACGACTACGCCTGGACCGTCGGCATGCTCATGGGCGGCCCCTGGTACCTCGAACGCCGAGTGCCGGGCATCCGCCCCGAGGACCTTCGCCTCGACCTCGCCTCGGGGA includes:
- a CDS encoding MFS transporter, whose product is MSAAQAVRLPHGGFGRGQVHAVAGCYFVASFAALGLPPYLTAILPELGDHQARWAGVLYVVPTVFGALAAPLWGRLADRYGRKRLLLRAQLGLTVAFLLAGWADSLATFTLALVLQGVLGGTFAASNGYLGAALEGPALSKALTLMQGSARAALVVAPIVVGTLSGWLSPHRQYALLAVLPLTAALLLAALPEPGPGEQRKTDAVAPPRTAPVISLRALYTLEFAFVFSTVISFPYLIALVDERLPGTSPTLSGVLFALPHLCYLVAALAVHSAFRDRPRAGIVLGFVLIALGLAGHGVAAHLPALIAVRLLLGAGLTLGLVCLQVLAAECAKGRAPGGMFGSLEFFSKAGAVVAGLAAAAGSAHFGPAAPVLTGAAAAAVTALATLLPSITPRWSR
- a CDS encoding IucA/IucC family protein, yielding MTATCEAQLLTRVLSALLREDVVGLRTRSTLVERPDGPWLRLPAEGDALLLPVVEDGFQCEYAARLPLLVRESDGGELSSYDTVLSALRALADPVDRAGYDAFAEECRQTLATMRLHATSPVDFDADSTRWPPLAYDALAARLDHPVYPTARGRAGLTEDQLRSYAPEFHPRFALRWLAVPRESVTLAGTLPKFWPSCTDLGLAAAEGSHLPLPVHPLTVASLREAGLPEGALFADRAHLDVVPTLSMRTVAVDDTHHLKLPLATSTLGLRNKRSIKPGTLVDGAAGQRLVEAVLAREPRFRDTILHADETTYAHAGHELLAVLCRRFPAGLDDAEVVPLAALLAEAPDGRLVLDHLADRFYGGDPLALLDALLTLLFDWQTTLFGYGVALESHQQNVSLVLRPGSLRLLFKDDDGPRINPARLGAVLPGPWGFDDARTYVDGDGPVADVFTTITVHLCAGAYAFGLPWLRRAVLDLVRDRLAEAVDRLGGDAGEVLRTRVLRAPRLPVKAMVTAGTLLSKERSGATDVNKHYTTGPNYLLTNGGPA
- a CDS encoding ATP-grasp domain-containing protein, whose protein sequence is MRLYLLALNPTDSVTEGFLPAAHRLGLDVTVLTDQPAAHRATYPDVEVLECDVRDFRAVVARISTHHRPDAVFTNSDHLQTQAALAAAYFDLPGKDWRATLRCKDKAEMRRRLAAVGVDTVWSTEITAPTALPDAPYPCVVKPREGVASEDVVLVDGPEELATRSKEIFERRPDAVLVVEEYLPGELYTLETLGDRQVRHVLGGFHTELSPPPYFIEERLTFVPAHPEPVVAQVLAQLDALGVGFGACHTEFVVHEGRARIIEVNYRAIGDQCDLLLARLLEIPLFEHILRAHLGEPLPADLGARRDGAARLEYPCADRAGLLTTAPAATELTVDGTHLMYRPLRATGERHELYRTNRDYLGVLRATGTDQPTVDRVTADFLAGLRWEIQP
- a CDS encoding ABC transporter substrate-binding protein, whose translation is MFQRFPLPGIRRILATLLAVILGTAALAACGGSDSDSDDSAAKPAADAAGFPRTLKTVMGDVKIPSQPKRVVVLDTGELDDVTLLGIDPVGAVAPHFKTEGGFPTYLKGELKDTADVGPLLEPNLEKIASLKPDLILSSKVRHEKVYDKLSAIAPTVFTETTGGVWKENLKVHAEALGLEKEAAAKLKEYETRAKALGAAIKKKDGGTMPTASVVRFIAGPTRLYQSNSYSGVVLNDIGFKRPSSQVSDDPEVTMKDVSPEEIDQADADLIFVTSADVDDKTQKKQVTSNPVWKDLPAVKDGKVFEVPDETWMSGIGVQAAEQMLADVAKATGVELPAK
- a CDS encoding ABC transporter ATP-binding protein gives rise to the protein MTAKTPVNTPNQLATEGLDLRYGDRLVVGGLDLTLPGGAVTAIVGPNACGKSTLLRGLSRLLAPSAGTVTLDGSDIHRMPAKALALRMGLLPQQPVTPEAITVEALVRLGRYPHQRLLSPWSAADQKAVDEALERTGTTSLRDQAVDRLSGGQRQRAWIALALAQDTELLLLDEPTTFLDLRHQLDVLDLVAELHAEAGRTVVMVLHDLGQAARYADHMVVLKDGRLAAAGAPADVLDAELVKSVFDVDCRVVPDPETGTPLVVPRSSAARRSAATA
- a CDS encoding FecCD family ABC transporter permease translates to MTSGVRTRVLVFAFLGLLTLFALLTVSLTTGEMRIPAGTALRALVGLGDGGDVLVVQQFRAPRSVAAIAGGAGLGVAGCVLQRLFRNPLASPDVMGVTGGASLGAVALLAAGASQTLIPLGALAGGLLSALLLGVFAWGSGLSVTRLVLTGLAVQAGLAAAVNLMIVRFPAELAGSALQWTTGSVYGRTWTEVWGAGGALLVALAAAFVLHRRLAVLDLGDDSAGALGLNTATARLQLLVLAVVLASLAASLAGPVTFVALAVPHIVRFLTGPPTAVSLALAGLTGAVLLLASDLVVQHLLPIEGLPVGAVTATLGAPWLLVLMFRQSSPVQRSHA
- a CDS encoding FecCD family ABC transporter permease; protein product: MPFRAFRHIPLLLTGLAALTLCTALSLALGTRSVPLPTVVEALFGDAHGRDALVVTGLRLPRTVIGLVVGAALGVAGAVAQAITRNPLASPTTLGINAGASFAVVVAIFALKLNDPVEYVWFAFAGAAAAALFAQALARRAGDIDPVRLALGGTVLQLVLLSWTSAVMLLNQRTLDEARFWLAGSLAGRPLDTLWPVLPTLLLGIVVALAVSPALNALALGDDSAQSLGVPVARIRLAGGIAVVLLAGSAVAVAGPVAFIGLAAPHLVRPLLGADHRLLLPGCLIAGPLLLLSADVLGRMVLRPSELEVGIVTAFLGAPLLALLARKVAR